Within Gemmatimonadota bacterium, the genomic segment GTCCGGGAGTTCGCCGAGGGTAGGCCGCACCGCGCGGGCCGCATCCAGTCGCGCATCGGGCCGGTCCACAAGGCAGTTGTAGCCTCCTACGGCGCCCGCGGGGTCAAGGCCGGACTCGACATGCTGGGCTTGTACGGCGGCGCGCCGCGGCCGCCGCTTCTGCCCGTGGACGAGCGCACGGCGAAGAAGATCGAGGACGCCCTGCGCGCCGCGGACTTGATCGGGCCCGCCGTACGGGCGGGCTGACCTCGCCTGAGGTGGACCCGCGCATCGCGTCGCTCAAGGCCCGCCTGAAGGCGTCCGGTCAGGCGGACGCGCGCGCGGCGCGCGACGCGGTCCGCGCGCTCGCCGTGCCGCGCCTCGCCGGGACCGAGGCGGGCGATCGGGTGGAGCGCTGGATCCGGCGCCGCTTCGAGCGGCTCGGGTTCGAGACCCGCCTCCTGCCCTTCGCTTTTTCCAGCCTGCCGGGACGCTACGGCTGGACCCTGCTCGCCGCCGGCCTGGCGGCGGCCTCGCTGGCTTCCGCGTGGCTGCTGGCGGGCGGCCGGCCGTTCCTGAGCGCGGGGGCCCTGCTGCTCCCGCTCGCGGCGGCGGCGTACGCGGCGCGGCGGGCGTCGGCGTGGACCTCCGGGCTGCCGTGGGGCCGGCTGGAGGGGCGCAACATGGTGTTCACGCGGCCGGGGGGAACGGTCCGCTACCTGATCGCCGCGCACCGCGACTCCAAGTCGCAGCCCACCTCCACGGGCGCGCGTCTGCGCGCCTCCGCGCTCGCCGCGCTCGGCTGGGCGACGCTCGGGCTCCTGGCCGCCCACGGCGCGGCCGGAGCAGCCGCGGCGGCGCTGGGGGCGTGGGCGGACGGCAGGCTCCCGGCCACGCTGCTCGACGCCGCGCGCGAGCTGCTGGGACCGGCGCTGTCCTGGAACCCGCCGCCGGCGCTCCTGGGGGTCGTAGCCGGGGTCACGGCGGCGGCCGCCGCGTTCGTCGCGCTCTCCTGGGCGGGCAACGAGTCCCCCGGGGCGCTCGACAACGCCACCGGAGTGGTGGCGTTGCTCGCGCTGGCGGAGCGACTCCGGGATAGGCAGGACGTCGGCTACCTGGTGACCGACGCCGAGGAGCTGGCACTCGCGGGCGCGCGCGCCGCGGCTCCGGAGGTGACGCCGCTGGTGGGCATCATCAACCTCGACGGGCTGGACGACGACGGCCCGGTCCACGTGGTGGAGCGCTACGGGTTGCCTCGCCGCGGGCGGGCGCCTCACCTGGCGGCGGCGCTGCTCACGGCGGCCGCCGGGCTGGAGCTGGACATCCAGCGGCACGACGCGCCGCGCGGCATCCTGCTGGAGCACTCCGCCTACAGCGACGCCGGCGTCCCGTCGCTGACGGTAGCCCGTGGGCCGCGCAGCGCGCTCGGTCGTATCCACCGCCCCTCCGACCGGGCGGAGACGATCGACGGGAGGGGCGTGGCGTCCATCGTGGCGCTGATCGAAGGAGCGTTGCACCTTCTGGAGGATCCGCACGCCCCGGCGCCCGCGCCCCCGTTGCTGCCTGGCCGCGCACACCCCAGCGCTCGCGACCTGCGGCCGGCGGCGGATCCCCAGCGTACCCCTCTGTTCGCGCACCGACCGGCCGAGGCGCCGCTCCCGCTCGCAGAGGATTCCGATTACGGCTGAGCCGCCGCTCGGTGGCACTCGGCAGAAGAACGCGAACCGAACGCATGCGCACTGAACGCTGCAGGGTTGTCGTCGGCGCCCAATGGGGCGACGAGGGCAAGGGCAAGATCGTGGACGTTTTGGCAGAGCGCGCGGACATCGTGGCGCGCTACCAGGGCGGCGCGAACGCCGGCCACACGGTCCACGTGGGCGGCGAGGAATTCGTCCTGCACCAGATCCCCTCGGGGATCCTGCACGAGGGCACGCGCTGTCTCCTGGGCAACGGCGTCGTGTTCGACCTGGAGCAATTCCTCCAGGAAGCCGACGCCCTGTCCGCGCGCGGAATCGAGATTTCCGGCAAGGTGGGCCTGAGCGGCCGCGCCCACATCCTGCTGTCCTACCATAAGCGGCTGGACGCCATGAGCGAGGCGGGGCGCGGCGCCGGCAAGATCGGCACGACGGGCCGGGGCATCGGACCCGCCTACGAGGACAAGGTGTCGCGACACGGCGTGCGCCTCGCGGAGCTGCGCCGCGGCGACCAGGCGCGCGAGCGCATCTGCGCCGCCGCCGAGCGCGCCAACGTTCGCCTGCGCGCGGCCGGCGCGGAGCCCGTGGACCCCGACGAGGTGGCCGGCACGGTGCTCGCGGCCGCCGAGCGCGTGCTGCCGCTGGTTACCGACGTGGGCGCCGAGATCCACACCGCCATCGTGGCCGGCCAGCGCGTCCTGCTGGAGGGCGCGCAGGGTGCGCTGCTGGACATCGACCACGGCACTTACCCCTACGTCACGTCCTCAACCACGACGGCGGCCGGCGCGGCGACCGGCGTGGGCATCGGGCCCACCTACATCGACTCGGTCCTGGGCGTGGTGAAGGCGTACACGACCAGGGTAGGCAGCGGGCCGTTGCCCACCGAGCTGGACGGTGACCTGGGAGAGCGCCTGCGCGAGCTGGGCGGCGAGTACGGCGCGACCACCGGACGGCCGCGCCGGTGCGGCTGGTTCGACGCCGTGGTGGCCCGTTTCGCCGCGCGCGTGAACGGTCTCACCGGGCTGGCGGTCACCAAGCTCGACGTGCTGGACACCCTGGAGGAGGTGCGGGTGGCCAGCAGCTACCGCGTGGACGGCGCCGATCTGGACGGGTTTCCGGACGACTTGGATGTCCTCGCTCGCGCCGAGCCGATCTACGAGACGCTCCCGGGCTGGCGGGCCCCCACCAGCGAGGCGCGCAGCCGCGACCAACTGCCGGACAACGCGCGGCGCTTCCTGGATCGCCTCGAAGAGCTGGTGGGCGTGGACATCGAGTACGTTTCGGTGGGTAGCAAGCGAGAGCAGATAATTCGCGTCTAGCCGCGGCATCTTGAGCTAAGGCCCTCCTCTTTCTATAATTCCCGGCTCCGCTCGTGCGGGCTGCGCGTGCGCGCGAGGCCCGCGCGCGAGGCGCGACTCGTTCGCGGACCGGCGTTTCCGGCTCGCCGACACAGGCGGGGCAATGTTCGAGGAACTCAGCGAAAAGCTCGACGGGGTACTCGGACGCTTCCGCCAGCGCGGCCTGCTGACGGAACCGACGATCCGCGAAGGCCTGCGCGAAATAAGGCGCGCGCTGCTCGAGGCGGACGTCAACTATTTGGTGGCCAAGGATTTCCTGGCGCAGGTGCAGGAGCGGGCGCTCGAGGAGCGGGTGCTGAAGTCGGTGTCGCCCGGGCAGCAGATCGTGAAGATCGTGCACGACGAGCTGATCCGGCTGCTCGGTGGCGAGCGAGGGAGCCTGGCGATCGCGGCGGTGCCGCCGTCGGTGGTGCTGCTGGTCGGGCTGCAGGGGTCGGGCAAGACCACCACGGCGACCAAGCTGGCGCGCCGCCTCGAGCGGGAGGGTCGCAAGCCGATGCTGGCGGCCCTCGACGTGCGCCGGCCGGCCGCGATAGACCAGCTCGAGACGCTCGCGGCGCAGGTGGGCGTGCCGGTGTTCTCGGACCGCGACACGCAGGACGTGCCCGGGCTCGCAGAACGCGCGCTGGAGCGGGCTCGCTCAGAGCGCTGCCGGGTGCTGATCCTGGACAGCGCCGGGCGGCTGCAGATCGACGAGGAGCTCATGGACGAGCTCCGGCGGGTCGCGGAGCGGGTCGAGCCGGTGGACACGCTGCTGGTGGCCGACGCGATGACCGGGCAGGAGGCGGTTCGCATCGCCGAAGGCTTCCACGAGGCGCTCGGTCTGACGGGCGTCGTGCTGACGAAGCTGGACGGAGACGCACGCGGCGGCGCGGCGCTGTCGATCCGGGCCGCGACCGGAGTGCCGATCAAGTTCGCCGGGGTGGGCGAGCGTCCGCAGGACCTGGACGTGTTCGACCCGGCGCGCATGGCCGACCGGTTGCTGCAGCGGGGCGACGTGGTCGGGTTGGTCGAGCGGGCGCAACAGACGTTCGACGAGAGCGAGACGGAGAAGCTCCAGAAGAAGTTCGAGCGCGAGGGCGAGTTCGACCTGGACGACTACCTCGTGGCGATGGGCCAGATGCAGAAGCTCGGCCCGCTGGAGTCGATCCTGGGAATGCTCCCGGGGGTGGGGAAGGCGCTCAAGGGCGTCCAGCTCGACCCCAAGAAGCTGAAGCACGTGGAGGCGATCATCCTGTCGATGACGCCCCAGGAGCGGCGCCGGCCGCAGATCCTGAACGGATCGCGGCGCAAGCGGATCGCACTGGGATCCGGCCGCACGGTGCAGGAGGTCAACCTCCTGATGAAGCAGTTCAAGCAGATGCAGCAGCTCATGAAGCAGATGAAGAACATGGGGCTCGGGGGTGCGGGCGGCGGTCTCCTTGGAGGCGCCGGATCGTTCCCGGGCATGCCGATGAACTAGGCGAGGGACATGGCCGTTCGAATCAGACTCCGGCGCGTTGGCCGGAAGAAGCAGCCCAGCTATCGCATCGTCGTCGCCGATTCCGCGGCCCCGCGGGACGGCAACTACCTGGAGGCTGTGGGCTTCTACAATCCGCGCACCAGCCCGGCGGAGCTGCGCCTGGACCTCGACAAGACCGACGAGTGGCTGGGCAAGGGCGCCCAGCCGACCGACACGGTCGCCTCGTTGATCCGCAAGGCGCGCAACGGCGGCGACTCGATCGTGGGCTACTACGGGGTCGACGGCGCCGAGGCGCCCGCTGGAGCGCGGAAGACACGGATAGCGCCGCCGAAGGCGCAGAAGAAGAAGGCCCCGGCGGAGGAAGCGGCGATCGTGGCCGAGGCCGCCGTCGCCGCGGAGGCCGCGCCCGAGGCGGAATCTGCGCCCGAAGCCGAGGCCGCCGCCGAGGAGGAGGCTGCGCCCGAGGCCGTCGCTGAAGAAGAGGCCCCTGAGGCGGAGGCCGCGACTGAGGAGGCGCCCGCAGCCGAGGCTGCCGTGGAGGAGGAGGCTGCGCCCGAAGCCGAGGCTGCCGCCGAGGAGGAGGCTGCGCCCGAAGCCGAAGCCGCCGCCGAGGAAGAGGCTCCCGAGGCCGAAGCTGCCGCCGAGGAGGAGGCTGCGCCCGAAGCCGAGCCCGCCGCCAAGGAAGAGGCTCCCGAGGCCGAGGCTGCCGTAGAAGAGGCTCCCGAGGCCGAAGCTGCCGTAGAAGAGGCTCCCGAGGCCGAAGCGGCTGCTGAAGAGGCGGCGCCCGAAGCCGAGGCTGCCGCCGAGGAGGAGGCTGCGCCCGAGGCCGAAGCTGCCGTGGAGGAGGAGGCTGCGCCCGAGGCCGAGGCCGTCGCTGAGGCGGCGCCCGAAGTCGAAGCCGAAGAGGCTCCCGAGGCAGAGGCTTCCGCGGACGAGCCCGAGGAAGACAAGGAGGGGTGAGCGAACCCTCGCTGCTCATCGTGGGCCACCTGAACAAGGCCCACGGCACCAAGGGGGAGCTGTTCCTCTGGCCGCTGACGGGCGATCCGGCGGCGGTGTTCGTTCCCGGGGCCGAGCTGGTGCTCGGGGACTCGGAGGGAGTCGCGGACGAGGCGAGCGAGCGGGTCGTCATCGAGCGCGTGCGACCCTTCAAGCGCGGCATGCTGGTCAAGCCGCGCGGCATGGAGGACAGGACGGCCGTGGAGCCGCTGGCCGGCCGTTATGTGGCCATGCCGCGCGAGGATCTGCCGCCGCTGGAAGAGGGCGAGGTGTTCTACCACCAGCTCCTCGGCCTGAACGTGGAGACGGTCGAGGGAGCGTCGGTCGGGCGCGTGCGCGAGGTCTACGAGCTCGCCACCGCGGACCTGCTCGAGGTGGAGGGAGCGGAGCGGACGCACCTGATTCCGCTGGTGGCGGAGATGGTGCAGCAGATCGATGTAGAGAACGGCCGGCTGGTGATCGACCCGCCGGAAGGGCTCCTCGACCTGTAGTCGGGCGAGGGCGGAAAGAGGGAAGATCGGTGGACATCCACGTGGTCACGATCTTCCCGGACATGGTCCGGGCGGTGCTGGAAACGAGCATTCCCGGGCGCGTCGCCCAGGCCGGACTGGCGCGCTACGACGTGGTGGACCTGCGCGCCCACACGACGGACCGCCACCGCACGGTGGATGACTACCCGTACGGGGGCGGCGGCGGCATGGTGATGAAGCCCGAGCCGTTCTTCCGGGCGGTGGCGTCGATCGCGCCGCAGGGGCCGATCATTCTGCTGTCGCCCAGGGGCAGGCGCTTCGCGCACGAAGACGGGGTCAGGCTGTCGCTGGAGCCGGAGCTGACGCTCCTGTGTGGCCACTACAAGGACGTGGACCAGCGGGTCGCGGAAGGCCTCGCCACGGAGGAGTTGTCGCTGGGCGACTTCGTCCTCAGCGGCGGCGAGCTGGCCGCGCTGGCGGTGGTGGACGCGGTGGTTCGGCTGCTGCCGGGCGCGCTGGGCGCGCACGAGTCGGCGGCCGGGGACTCGTTCTACGAAGGCGGCCTGCTTGGCGCGCCATCGTACACGAGGCCTCAAACGTTTCATGGCATGGAGGTGCCCGAGGTCTTGCGGTCCGGTGATCACGCCGCGATCGAGGCTTGGCGCCGCGAGCAGGAGGAGCGGCTGACGCGCGAGCGGCGGCCCGACCTCTGGGTGAAGCACATGACCGACGCGCCCTCGGGAGACGACCACGGGGCCGCGGAATCGGACGGATAGAGCGCGCGGGCAAGGTCCGCGTCGATGCCTGCACGGCAGGGGGTTGAGATGGGCATTCTACAAGACGTGCACAGAGAGCAGATCCGGGACGACATTCCGGATTTCGCCCCGGGCGACACGCTGCGCGTCAACGTGCGCGTGCGCGAGGGCGAGAAGGAACGCCTCCAGGCCTTCGAAGGTGTCTGCATCGCGCGCAAGAACGGCGGCGTCAGCGAGACCTTCACCGTGCGCAAGGTGTCTAGCGGCGTCGGCGTTGAGCGCATCTTCCCGCTCCACTCGCCCTCGCTGGAGAGCATCAAGGTGGTGCGCCGGGGCCGCGTGCGGCGCGCCAAGCTGTACTACCTGCGCCAGCTGCAGGGGAAGGCCGCGCGCATCCGCGAGAAGCGGTAGCGCGCGGGGTCGGCCGGTCGGGCCGACTCCGTTTTGCGGCGAAGCTCGTGGGCCCTCACGGCGCCGACCCGGTCCACGAGCCGGATCGGCGCCGTTCGCGTATGTTGGCGGCCATGACCCAGCAAGCCGCCCTCCTCCAGCGCCATGAAGCGCTCGCCGTGAAGAAGCGCAAGCGCAGGCGCCGGCCCAGCGGTTACCTGAAGCTCGAGCGGGAGCTGTGGGCGAGCGGCTTCACGCGCGTCGCCGGCGTGGACGAGGCGGGCCGGGGGCCTCTGGCCGGGCCCGTGTTCGCCGCCGCTGTGATCTTGCCGCCCGGCCGTATTCTGCGTGGCGTCGACGACTCCAAGCTGCTGACCGCGGGGGTCCGCGAGCGGCTGGCCGGGCGCATCCAGGAGCGCGCCCTCGCGTGGGCGGTGGGCGCCGCCAGCGCACGCGAGGTGGACCGCCTCAACATCCTGCGGGCCAGCCACCTGGCCATGCGGCGGGCGCTGCGGCGGCTGGCCGTCGTGCCGGAGCACGTGGTGGTCGATGGGCTGGCCGTACCGGACCTGGCGCCGGAGTGCACGCCGGTGGTGGAGGGCGACAGGCTGGTGCACTCGGTGTCGTGCGCGTCGATCCTGGCCAAGGTCTACCGCGACCGGCTGATGCGGCGCCTGGCGCCCCGCTACCCGGGCTACGGCTGGGAGACAAACGTGGGTTACGCCACCTCGGAGCACCGCTCCGCCATCAACGAGCTGGGCATCACGCCGCACCACCGGCGCAGCTTCCAGCCGGTGCAGCTCGGGCTGGACCTATTCGGCGAGGGAGTGCGATGACGCAGACGGAGCATCTCGACAACGTACGTCCGAGCCTTGTGGTCTTCGGGTGGCTGGTCGCGGTCGCGGTGGGCTCGCTCGTGGGACTCGTCCTGGCCGCGGTGTTCGGCCCGGGGGCCGGCGGGGGCGCGGGCATGGCGACCGCCCTGGTGGCCGTCGCGGTCGGGTTCTTCGCGGGCGGCTTCGTGGCCGGATTCGGGGCCCTGCGCGCGCCCATCCTGCACGGCGTGGCGATGGGCATCGTGTCGCTGGTCGCCTGGTCGGGCTTGAACCTGGTGGCGGGCGGCCTGTTCGCCGACTTCGGCTGGGAGACGCTCGGACCCACCGCCGTGGCGATCGTGCTGCTGGCGCAGATGGCGTTCGCCGCGGCGGGCGCTCTCGCCGGCCGTCGCACGGCCCTCAGGGGACGGGAGCCCGAGGCCTCCTAGTGCGGAACTCGGCAGCGTTCGGCGGAAGCGCCGCCCCGGTCCCTCGCCCGCACTGAGAGGGCCGCAGAGGGCTCCCCGGCGCACTATTCGACCGCCGCGCGGCGGCGTTATCTTCTTGTGGGCCGGTAGCTCAGCTGGCAGAGCAGTGGACTTTTAATCCAACGGTCGCGGGTTCGAGCCCCGCCCGGCCCACCTTATAGGACAACAAGTTACGGGATTTCGGAGCTTCTCACTTTGCCTGTTGCTTGACAGATTTCTGCCATAACTGTCTAGCGCTTGCCATGCTTGGCGCCGGCATCGAAGAAGGCGGATAGCTTCTCTCCGGACTCCAACAAGTCCGACTCGGACACGATGTCGTAGCGGCGTAGGATGCTCGGGGTTTGGTGCCCCGTGAGGGCCATCGCATTGCGTTCCGACATCCCGGCACGAATGAAGGACCGCGCGGCGGACCGGCGGAGGTCGTGGATGTACAAACCCTCCGGCACCCCCTCCGCCCGCTCGCAGGCGCTCCGCCACGCGTGTCGGCAATCCCCGAGAGGGGCGCCCGCTCGCGCGGCGCCTTGGGTCCGGTAGTAGAAGAACACATGAGGGATCTTCCGCCCTAGCTTCGCCTCGAAGTCCTCCCGCTTGTCCTGTTGTGCTTCGAGTACGGAGCGCAGACGGGGAATCATCGGGAATTGCCGGCCGCGCTTCTCCTTGGTGTCGGATCCCTCAATCCGGACCCAACCTGGATCCCCGAGGTCCACGTCCTTCCAGGTGCGCGAGAGCGCATCCCCTACCCGCCATCCAGTGACGTACAGAAACTCCACCAACGGGCGCAGGTAGTCCGGCAACTCCGTCAGCAGGCTGCCAAACTGGTCCTCGGTGATGAAGCCCTCGCGGACGTTCTCCGGCAGCATCTCGAAGGTAGGCAGGTGGTCCACCATGCGGACCCGCTGGCCGAGGCGCATGGCTCGACGGAGCGCCGCGAGCTCGCGGTTGATCGTGCCACCCTTCGCGCCTTCCTTCTCACGGGTCCGGATGTATCCCTGGACGGCGGCCGTGTCGATGTCCACGGCTCGCCACCCGTTGAAGTAGGGTTCGAGATGATTCAACCGGACCGGACTCCGGTTCCCCTTCCGCCGATGGTCCTCCCGCAGCAACTCGGCGAGGTCAGAGAAGGAGACGGTCCGTAACTCCGAGGGGAGCGGGCCGCCGGGACGTAGAGCCGCGACCTTGCGCGCAAGAAGCGCCTCCGCGTCCGCCTTGACTGTAGTTCCGCTCGATTCCCGGACTCGCTTCTTCCGGACCGAATAGTCCAGGTACCATGTTCGGCTGCGTTGCCGCTTCCCGTTTCGGGTCCAGGTGGGTCGGTAGACTTTCGCCATCGGGGCACTCCGTAGGTTAAGGGGGTTACTACGTTGTGCCCAATGGATTTCTGTGTCAAGCAGTTTGCCAGAATCCTTGACGCGGACGGGTGGCCCGGACAACCGTTCAAGCCATGAGAAAGCTTCTCGCCGTACTGCTACTAGCAGCGACCGCCGTAGCTTGTGGGGAGGCGGAGGAACCGACCCCCGAGTTGATCCCGATCGACACCGACATCACCATGGAGGCGCCGAGGTCGGACACGCTTCGGACTCAGGTGGAATACCCGGATTCTGTCTACGTCTCTCCGGCCCCGGAAGCGGAGTCCGAGCGTCCGCCGATTGAGGTAAGCAAGGGCGGGGACAGACTGCCCCGGATCAACTAGCTCCTGGAGTATGATGATCGCGAAAGGCACCTTCCCCCGGATTCTCCTGCTCCTGGCGTTGCTCATGGCAGCGGCGTTCGTGTTGGTTCGGTTTCTCCCGTACAGTTGGGCTATCATTGCCGCGGGAGCAATCGGTGGGGGTGTCGGGGGTGCGATCAGCGGTTTGAAGCTCGGGCGGCAGGCGGCAGCGGTCCTAGGGGCCAGCGGGGCTTTCGGTGGGGCTTTGGGAGGGGGATTGGTCGCCTGGATCTGGTTCTGAGGCAGGCTCTACCACTCGCCCACACCATCCTCCCCCAACTCGCACACCGCGCCGCCTCCAGCATTTCCTCCGGGACCGGGAATCCCAAGAGATCCCGGTCCCCGCACCTAGTCCGAGACTTAATCCCGATCAAGCAAGCCAAGATCCGCTTTCGCTTGCGCGATTTCATCGCGCACGCTGTCACTGACGACCTTTTCTAGAGGCTGCACTAGCTCATCCAGTACGTACAACGCATGCACGGGCAAGCCTCCCTCCCACAAGTGACATGCTGCACCGAGCAGTAGGGCCGCATTCCAGTTAGCCTCATCCTCCACATCCCGCGCCAACGTCACTGAGATCATGTCCGTATCCTCCGAGGTTCGAGTGATCCTGTCCCCACGGTGGGCACGGCGGGATGGGTGTGTCAAGGACTTACTGCTTACTGTAAGTGTGTAAGGTGTAAGGAGTTAGGGGGTTGGTGAGTAGCGGAGAGAAGAGGGCTGCCCCAGGTGCGTCACTTCACCCAAGGCCCAGGGCAGCCCCCTGTATCTAGGTCTGAAGCGTCATCTCATGTCCAACCACCACCCACTTCCCTGAAACGCGCTCCAAACGCACATCATACCACCGGACGTAGAGCCTGCCGTTGACCAAAGAGGCGATCTCCAGGGCCACGACAGCATCGCTGCCCTCGACGGTGGATGCTCCTACTCCCACGATCCCGCCCAGCTCCGTCTCACACCTCTTGACGCACTCCTTAAGCGCGTGTAGAGCCCTGGAGCCGCCTACAGAGGCCAAGAGCCCCTCGTAAGGTGCGTCATCCCACATGGTACCGTAGGCAACCTGCGTGTACCCCTCGGCGTTCTCGGCGAGGATGTAGCGATCCACGCCCACGGGAAGAGCACCGTTAGACACCAGGTCCCCAGCAGCGAATACCAGGGCAGACTCCTCGGGAGTCCCCTGTTGTCCCGCGGCGAGCGAAGGCACAACCAAGGCCAGGGCCGCCAGTACGGTCGTTCTTAGAAGCGTTCTCATCATGTTCCCAATCTCCCCTAGAAGCAGGCCGTTTCGGCGCCTTGGGCATAGATTTCGTTGTCGTTAAAACTTCCCACACTAGGTATGGTGCCAATGGCCTGTCCGCTGTGGATTCCCTCATGGGCAACGTTGTTGCCGACCTCAGAGAACCCCTCAAAGAATACGTCGTCACTAATCGCGGACGTGCCATCGGGATCGGTGACGCCGGTTACTTCTCCTGCCGCAACTGCGCCAGGAGTTGGGTCGGCAGCGTCATCGAAGATCATAAGGTTGTTGGTCAACATCTGATCGGCCATCGCCTGAATGACATCCTGACACGCGCCCCCGTAGCCACCGCCCGACATCGCCCCAAGGCGTTCCCAAATCATGTCCGCTTGCAAGCCGTTCGGAGGATTACAGGTGATCCCCTCTGAGCCGCAATAGCCGCTCTCGTTTCTCCCGGTAAGTTGAAGCTGAGGTGCAGAAGGCGCCAGGATTTCGTGGTTAGGGGCGCCCACCTCTTCTCCACACCCAAGGGTTGTCAGAGCCAGCAGGAGTGCTGCGCTCGTAAGCCAAGCTCTTGGGTGTAACTGCGGTATCCAGTCAAGCATTGGAAGGTACCTCTCAGTGCATGGGTAGGAAGTTGCTGCTATGTGGGTGAAGTGTCCTGCTTACAGCCGCTTCTTGACGGGATTCACAAACGAGTCCTTGACCATCACCACGATACCCCAAAACATCGCCAGGACCACTATGGCGGGTTGCACAGTCCTTGTACTCCATCACCCCGGACATACGAACACCGAGCGGTCCCGTGGTAGCTCCAAAGGCGGAGCAGCCCTCCGAGGCGAAGTCCTCTTAACCAATTCGCCCCTTAGTATTCCCTGCCGTGGCGGTACCCATTGCCCGCGCCGGGGATGCTAAGGGGCGTTTCTGTGTCCGGGAACGTCTCGATTGATTCCCGGCCCATCGGTGTTTTAGCTTTCTCCCCATGAGAAAGATCCTCGCGGTATTCGTCCTCGCCTTGGTCGCTGGCTGTATCTCCGAACCCCCACCCGAGTCTGAGCCCGAACCGCCGGAGATCATCCCAATCACCACTGACATCCAGATGAGGAAGGGACCGCCCGAAGGCGTGGCCCCCACCGATTCCATTCCTGCGGGCGAGTGTCTCCCACCGGACGCTTACGGAAGATCCCATTGCTCCACCGAAGGCATCGAGATCATTCCGGGCGGGGAATGCGGCCCTAAGTGCCAAGCCTACAGGGCCTCCAAGATGGGGAAGCCTGAAAGCCCCCCGCCGGATTCTGCAAGGCCCGACCCGCAACCGTCCGCATTCTAGTCCAACGTTCTCTCTGCTTGACAGATTTCTGCCAACGCACAGGCAAAGTGGTCGGCCGATGCGCGCCCGTAAGTCCTTGCGACATAACGGCATAGGGCAGAGCAATGGACTTTTACTCCAGCCTGTCCCAAAGCGGCATCCAGGCAGGTCCCTAAACAGTTACAAATCAACAAGTTACGAGACTGGCCGAAACACAATCGCACGCCCTTTTAATCCAACGGTCGCGGGTTCGAGCCCCGCCCGGCCCACGTTGTAGGACAACGACTTGTGGGCGGATTGGCGGCCATGGGGGGTCCACCGGTGTCACCGGTCACCTACGTACCGCCGACCTCCTCCAGAAGGAGCTGAACGACGCTCTCGATCTCGGCGTCCAGCAAGCGATAGCCCAATAGCACTAGCGCTTCAAGGTCCATCGACTGACGCATCGCCAGGCCGAACGTCGGATCCGAGCGGAGCCGCGGCGGGTCCCGGGGCCCGGGCCGTCTCGGTCGAGGAGATGTCCCGAGGCAGATCCGCGCGCGTGGCTTCGAGATCCCTCGACGAGGTCGCCCAGGAGGCTCACCTCCTGGGCTCTGGTGGATTCGAACGCGGCGCTAGAGGGCCATTTCCTGACCCCTCGTTTGATCGGCCCGGATTCTCCGCTTCGTAGAGAAGTCCGAGCACGATCAGCCCTGATCCCAGCGACTAGTCCAGCCGGACAAAGGTGTACTTGGCGGGGCCGCCGAAGTTCACCTTCAGCGTATCCGCTTTGATCGAATACGCGAACGTTGCGACCTGCTTCATCGCCATTGCGTTCGGATGCTTGGCCACGAGGATACGAAGCCTGACGGTTGAATCCGAGACCTCATATGTGCCGGAGTTGGCTGTGAGCCCACTG encodes:
- the rplS gene encoding 50S ribosomal protein L19 encodes the protein MGILQDVHREQIRDDIPDFAPGDTLRVNVRVREGEKERLQAFEGVCIARKNGGVSETFTVRKVSSGVGVERIFPLHSPSLESIKVVRRGRVRRAKLYYLRQLQGKAARIREKR
- a CDS encoding ribonuclease HII → MTQQAALLQRHEALAVKKRKRRRRPSGYLKLERELWASGFTRVAGVDEAGRGPLAGPVFAAAVILPPGRILRGVDDSKLLTAGVRERLAGRIQERALAWAVGAASAREVDRLNILRASHLAMRRALRRLAVVPEHVVVDGLAVPDLAPECTPVVEGDRLVHSVSCASILAKVYRDRLMRRLAPRYPGYGWETNVGYATSEHRSAINELGITPHHRRSFQPVQLGLDLFGEGVR
- a CDS encoding site-specific integrase; the protein is MNHLEPYFNGWRAVDIDTAAVQGYIRTREKEGAKGGTINRELAALRRAMRLGQRVRMVDHLPTFEMLPENVREGFITEDQFGSLLTELPDYLRPLVEFLYVTGWRVGDALSRTWKDVDLGDPGWVRIEGSDTKEKRGRQFPMIPRLRSVLEAQQDKREDFEAKLGRKIPHVFFYYRTQGAARAGAPLGDCRHAWRSACERAEGVPEGLYIHDLRRSAARSFIRAGMSERNAMALTGHQTPSILRRYDIVSESDLLESGEKLSAFFDAGAKHGKR